The genomic region ggatgaggatgaggattaagatgaggatgaggatgaagatgaagatgaaggtaaagttgaagatgaagatgaagatgaagataaagttgaagatgaagatgaagatgaagatgaagatgaagatgaagatgaagatgaagatgaagatgaagatgaagatgaagatgaagatgaagatgaagatgaagatgaagatgaagatgaagatgaagatgaagatgaagatgaagatgaagatgaagatgaagatgaagatgaagatgaagatgaagatgaagatgaagatgaagatgaagatgaagatgaagatgaagaagaagatgaggatggaaatgaagatgaagatgaagatgaagatgaagatgaagatgaagatgaagatgaagatgaagatgaagatgaggatggaaatgaagatgaagatgaagatgaaaatgaagatgaagatgaatatgaagatgaagatgaagatgaagatgaagatgaagatgaagatgaagataaagatgaagatgaagatgaagatgaagatgaagatgaagatgaagatgaagatgaagatgaagatgaagatgaagatgaagatgaagatgaagatgaagatgaagatgaagatgaagatgaagatgaagatgaagatgaagatgaagatgaagatgaagatgaatatgaagatgaagatgaagatgaagat from Anastrepha obliqua isolate idAnaObli1 chromosome 2, idAnaObli1_1.0, whole genome shotgun sequence harbors:
- the LOC129237121 gene encoding LOW QUALITY PROTEIN: uncharacterized protein DDB_G0271670-like (The sequence of the model RefSeq protein was modified relative to this genomic sequence to represent the inferred CDS: substituted 1 base at 1 genomic stop codon), translating into SSYSSSSSSSSSSSSSSSSSSSSSSSSSSSSSSSSSSSSSSSSSSSSSSSSSSSSSSSSSSSSSSSSSSSSSSSSSSSSSSSSSSSSSSSSSSSSSSSSSSSSSYSSSSSSSSSSSSSSSSSSSSSSSSSSSSSSSSSSSSSSSSSSSSSSSSSSSSSSLSSSSSSSSSSSSSSSSYSSSSSFSSSSSSSFPSSSSSSSSSSSSSSSSSSSSSSSSFPSSSSSSSSSSSSSSSSSSSSSSSSSSSSSSSSSSSSSSSSSSSSSSSSSSSSSSSSSSSSSSSSSSSSSSSSSSSSSSSSTLSSSSSSSSTLPSSSSSSSSSSXSSSSSSSSSSSSSSSSSSSSSSSSSSSSSSSSSSSSSSSSS